A genomic stretch from Flavobacterium humidisoli includes:
- a CDS encoding UDP-N-acetylmuramate--L-alanine ligase: protein MKTHFIAIGGSAMHNLALALHNKGYQVTGSDDAIFEPSKSRLEKKGILPAEMGWFPEKITSDIDAIILGMHAKANNPELLKAQELGLKIYSYPEFLYEQSKNKTRVVIGGSHGKTTITSMILHVMHYHNIAVDYMVGAQLEGFDTMVHLTEENDFMVLEGDEYLSSPIDKRPKFHLYQPNIALISGIAWDHINVFPTYENYVEQFEIFIEKITNGGILVYNENDPEVKLVSEAATNPIRKIAYSTPEYSVSDGVTLLKTPEGDMPIEVFGAHNLNNLAGAKWICQNMGVDEADFYEAIASFKGASKRLEKIAEGKGKVAYKDFAHSPSKVAATTKAVKEQYPNRTLVACLELHTYSSLNAEFLKEYEGALEYADVAVVFYSPDAVKIKQLEEVTYEQIATAFNRKDLIIYTNPAEFKEYLFNLNLDNSALLLMSSGNYGGLNFDEVKGLIN from the coding sequence ATGAAAACACATTTCATCGCCATTGGCGGAAGCGCTATGCACAACCTTGCATTAGCATTACATAATAAAGGATATCAGGTTACAGGAAGTGATGATGCTATTTTTGAACCTTCAAAATCAAGATTAGAGAAAAAAGGAATTCTTCCTGCAGAAATGGGTTGGTTTCCAGAAAAAATCACTTCAGATATTGATGCGATTATTTTAGGAATGCATGCAAAAGCAAATAATCCTGAATTATTAAAAGCGCAGGAATTAGGTTTGAAAATCTATTCGTATCCAGAATTTTTATACGAACAATCTAAAAATAAAACTCGTGTCGTAATTGGTGGTTCTCACGGAAAAACAACGATTACTTCTATGATTTTGCATGTAATGCATTATCATAATATTGCTGTCGATTATATGGTTGGAGCACAGTTGGAAGGTTTTGATACAATGGTGCATCTAACTGAAGAAAATGATTTTATGGTTTTGGAAGGTGATGAGTATTTATCTTCTCCAATTGACAAACGTCCTAAATTTCATTTATATCAGCCAAACATTGCTTTGATTTCTGGAATTGCTTGGGATCATATTAATGTTTTTCCAACGTATGAAAACTACGTTGAACAGTTTGAGATTTTCATCGAAAAAATTACAAACGGAGGAATTTTGGTTTATAACGAAAATGATCCAGAAGTAAAACTTGTTTCAGAAGCTGCCACAAATCCGATTAGAAAAATTGCGTATTCAACTCCAGAATATTCTGTGAGTGACGGTGTAACTTTATTGAAAACCCCAGAAGGTGATATGCCAATTGAAGTTTTTGGAGCGCATAACTTAAATAATTTGGCTGGAGCAAAATGGATCTGTCAAAATATGGGCGTAGACGAAGCCGATTTTTACGAAGCAATTGCAAGTTTTAAAGGTGCGTCTAAACGTTTGGAGAAAATTGCGGAAGGAAAAGGAAAAGTAGCTTATAAAGATTTTGCGCATTCGCCTAGTAAAGTAGCAGCAACAACAAAAGCTGTAAAAGAGCAATACCCAAATAGAACTTTGGTGGCTTGTTTAGAATTACATACTTACAGCAGTTTAAATGCGGAGTTTTTAAAAGAGTATGAAGGTGCTTTGGAATATGCCGATGTTGCAGTAGTTTTCTATTCTCCAGATGCGGTGAAAATTAAACAATTAGAGGAAGTAACATATGAACAGATTGCTACAGCATTCAATAGAAAAGATTTAATTATTTATACCAATCCAGCTGAATTTAAAGAATACTTATTCAACTTAAATTTAGATAATTCTGCACTTTTATTGATGAGTTCAGGAAACTATGGAGGTTTAAATTTTGACGAAGTAAAAGGGTTGATTAATTAG
- the rlmB gene encoding 23S rRNA (guanosine(2251)-2'-O)-methyltransferase RlmB gives MEKEHQIFGIRAIIEAIQAGKEVDKVFIQKDISGELMKDLMKVMKRANVNFSYVPVEKLNRLTPNNHQGAVATISPIGFIDLEHLVESTIESGQKPLFLILDQVSDARNFGAIIRTAECTGVNGIIIQKAGSAPVNGDTVKTSAGAVFNVPICKVEHIKDAIFYLQGSGIKTVAATEKTDQNIYDISLSEPLAIIMGSEDRGINPSVLKIVDEKAKLPMFGTIGSLNVSVACGAFLYEAVRQRT, from the coding sequence ATGGAAAAAGAACATCAAATATTTGGCATTAGAGCCATCATAGAGGCAATTCAAGCAGGAAAAGAAGTAGATAAAGTTTTCATACAGAAAGACATTTCTGGCGAACTTATGAAGGATTTAATGAAGGTAATGAAACGTGCAAACGTTAACTTCTCTTATGTACCTGTAGAAAAACTAAACCGCCTTACTCCAAATAATCACCAAGGTGCAGTAGCAACCATCTCCCCTATCGGTTTTATTGATTTAGAACATTTAGTTGAGTCTACAATTGAATCAGGTCAAAAACCTCTTTTTCTAATATTAGATCAGGTATCAGACGCTAGAAATTTTGGTGCTATTATTAGAACTGCTGAATGTACTGGTGTAAATGGAATCATTATACAAAAAGCAGGTTCGGCACCCGTTAATGGAGATACGGTTAAGACTTCTGCTGGAGCTGTATTCAATGTACCTATTTGCAAAGTTGAACATATAAAAGATGCTATTTTTTATTTGCAAGGTTCTGGTATAAAAACAGTTGCTGCAACTGAAAAAACAGATCAAAACATATACGACATATCACTATCAGAACCATTGGCTATTATTATGGGATCTGAAGATCGAGGAATAAATCCTTCTGTTTTAAAAATAGTAGACGAAAAAGCCAAATTACCAATGTTTGGCACAATTGGCTCATTAAACGTATCTGTTGCCTGTGGTGCTTTTCTATACGAAGCTGTTCGACAAAGAACCTAA
- a CDS encoding DUF2490 domain-containing protein, with product MLSKSNSKSKVTIFRCLFVILLITNSYGQNTTYNQFWNEIQFNQTLSKKWATEIDVAAAYSSKESSPNLFDNTIQRSIRGWGHYYFSPRWKFSAFIAYFNNRDVPEIGQFESPETRFALQGIYYFHKKGYTLSTRMRTEFRHMRNEDDDYENVLRYRQQIKYIQPINSKILRSGVVYAIASDELYFKSGAKVTGESFFDRNRLNIGAGYLFSDDFQVELTYCNEYLPRNKGNQTTNAASLTITFNNLIRNLKKKIEAKKHPEIKDEE from the coding sequence ATGCTTTCAAAATCTAATTCAAAATCAAAAGTTACAATATTCCGCTGCCTGTTTGTAATTTTACTAATTACAAACAGCTACGGACAAAATACTACGTATAATCAATTTTGGAATGAAATCCAATTCAACCAAACTTTAAGCAAAAAATGGGCAACAGAAATAGATGTTGCCGCTGCTTATAGCAGTAAAGAATCATCTCCAAATTTATTTGATAACACTATTCAAAGATCCATTAGAGGTTGGGGACATTATTACTTTTCTCCCAGATGGAAGTTCTCTGCTTTCATCGCTTATTTCAACAATAGAGATGTTCCAGAAATTGGTCAATTTGAATCTCCCGAAACACGCTTTGCTCTTCAAGGAATTTATTACTTTCATAAAAAGGGATATACTTTAAGCACAAGAATGCGTACTGAATTCCGTCATATGAGAAATGAGGATGATGATTATGAAAATGTTCTTCGATATAGACAGCAAATTAAATATATACAACCAATCAATAGTAAAATATTAAGAAGCGGTGTTGTATATGCGATTGCGTCAGATGAGCTTTATTTCAAATCTGGAGCAAAAGTTACTGGTGAAAGTTTTTTTGATCGGAATCGTTTAAATATTGGAGCCGGATATTTATTTTCGGATGATTTTCAGGTGGAACTAACCTATTGCAACGAATATCTTCCACGAAACAAAGGTAATCAGACAACAAACGCTGCATCGCTTACTATAACTTTCAATAATCTTATTCGAAATCTTAAAAAGAAAATCGAAGCCAAAAAGCATCCTGAAATAAAGGATGAAGAATAA
- a CDS encoding rhomboid family intramembrane serine protease, whose amino-acid sequence MNDTNFKFSNSVIGLPMFFVLFLWIVYWLQIRFDFDFYRYGIYPRDFIGIRGILFSPFIHENLDHLYNNSIPLVILLAAMQFFYPKQTLGVISYGILFSGLITWVVGRENFHIGASGLIYVLVSFIFFKGIQTKYYRLVALSLTVILLYGGMIWYVFPDVDQSISWEGHLAGLITGFVLTLFYKAPEYAKPIVYDWQRPDFDPGSDPFMKHFDENGNFVTFSHEEEQDQIDYFSSSHPVNYIVVKKRDQEETDE is encoded by the coding sequence ATGAACGATACTAATTTTAAGTTTTCAAATTCGGTTATTGGACTTCCGATGTTTTTTGTCCTTTTTTTATGGATAGTATATTGGCTTCAGATCCGTTTTGATTTTGATTTTTATCGATACGGAATTTATCCTCGGGATTTTATTGGAATTCGAGGTATTTTATTTAGTCCGTTCATTCATGAAAATTTAGATCATTTGTATAATAATAGTATTCCGCTTGTAATACTATTGGCGGCGATGCAGTTTTTTTATCCAAAACAAACATTAGGTGTTATAAGCTACGGGATTCTCTTTTCGGGATTAATTACTTGGGTTGTTGGAAGAGAAAATTTTCATATCGGCGCCAGCGGATTAATTTATGTTTTAGTTAGTTTTATTTTCTTTAAGGGTATTCAGACTAAATATTATAGATTGGTGGCATTATCCTTAACCGTGATTTTACTTTATGGCGGAATGATATGGTATGTTTTTCCAGATGTTGATCAATCTATTTCTTGGGAAGGGCATTTGGCTGGACTTATTACCGGTTTTGTTTTGACCTTATTTTATAAAGCACCCGAATATGCAAAGCCAATTGTTTACGATTGGCAGCGTCCAGATTTTGATCCGGGCAGCGATCCTTTTATGAAGCATTTTGATGAAAATGGAAATTTCGTTACTTTTTCCCATGAGGAAGAACAGGATCAGATAGATTATTTTTCATCTAGTCATCCAGTAAATTATATTGTAGTTAAAAAAAGAGATCAAGAAGAAACCGATGAATAA
- the radC gene encoding RadC family protein produces the protein MEGGHFAIKNWSDDDKPREKLILKGKDALSDAELLAILIGSGSRNESAVALSQRILASSKNLNALGKMTISLLMQFKGIGEAKAVSIVAALELGRRQRAEDIIKLKKITSSKAVFDIMQPIIGELPHEEFWVLFLNNSNKVISKSQLSKGGIAGTVVDIRLVFKLALENGATALILCHNHPSGGLDPSNADKQITKKIKTAGDILDVKVLDHVIITESKYYSFVDEGIF, from the coding sequence ATGGAAGGAGGGCATTTCGCTATAAAAAATTGGTCAGATGATGACAAACCTCGCGAAAAATTAATTCTCAAGGGAAAAGATGCTTTAAGTGACGCTGAATTATTGGCCATCTTGATTGGTTCTGGTAGCCGCAATGAATCTGCTGTTGCGTTAAGTCAAAGGATTTTAGCATCTTCAAAAAATCTAAATGCCTTAGGAAAAATGACTATTTCTCTGCTAATGCAATTTAAAGGCATAGGTGAAGCAAAAGCTGTTTCGATCGTAGCAGCTTTGGAATTAGGCAGAAGGCAAAGAGCGGAAGATATAATAAAACTTAAAAAAATAACTTCAAGTAAGGCTGTTTTCGATATCATGCAACCCATTATCGGTGAACTTCCTCATGAAGAGTTTTGGGTACTTTTTCTTAATAATTCAAATAAAGTGATTTCTAAATCGCAATTAAGTAAAGGAGGCATTGCTGGAACTGTTGTAGATATACGATTGGTTTTTAAATTAGCGTTAGAAAATGGAGCTACGGCCTTGATTTTGTGTCATAATCATCCCTCCGGAGGTTTAGATCCAAGTAATGCCGATAAGCAAATTACTAAGAAAATAAAAACTGCAGGAGATATCTTAGATGTTAAAGTTTTAGATCATGTGATTATAACTGAATCAAAATATTATAGTTTTGTAGATGAAGGAATTTTTTAA
- a CDS encoding replication-associated recombination protein A, giving the protein MEAPLAERIRPQKLEDYISQHHLVGPTGSLTQQISKGIIPSLIFWGPPGTGKTTLAQIIAQESKRPFYILSAINSGVKDIRDVIEKAKQSGGLFTAKNPILFIDEIHRFSKSQQDSLLAAVEKGWITLVGATTENPSFEVIPALLSRCQVYILNAFTKADLEALLQRAMKTDAYLLTKKINLKETEALLRISGGDGRKLLNVFELVVNASAGDEITITNDRVFELVQQNTVLYDKTGEQHYDIVSAFIKSIRGSDPNGAVYWLARMIEGGEEVKFIARRMLILASEDIGNANPTALIMANNTFQAVTTIGYPESRIILSQCAIYLATSPKSNASYMAIGNAQQLVKQTGDLPVPIHLRNAPTKLMKELGYGDEYKYSHDYANNFAEQEFLPDAIKETVLYNPGNNSRENSTREFLKNRWKDKYGY; this is encoded by the coding sequence ATGGAAGCACCTTTAGCAGAGCGTATTCGTCCGCAGAAATTAGAAGATTATATAAGCCAACACCATTTGGTTGGACCAACTGGTTCCTTAACACAGCAAATTTCAAAAGGAATTATTCCTTCATTGATTTTTTGGGGACCACCTGGTACGGGAAAAACAACATTGGCCCAAATCATTGCTCAGGAATCCAAAAGACCTTTTTATATTTTAAGCGCTATAAATTCTGGCGTAAAAGATATTCGTGATGTTATAGAAAAGGCAAAACAAAGTGGAGGACTTTTTACTGCTAAAAACCCTATTCTGTTTATCGATGAGATTCATCGATTTAGTAAGTCACAGCAAGATTCACTTTTGGCTGCTGTAGAAAAAGGCTGGATAACTTTGGTCGGTGCGACAACCGAAAATCCAAGTTTTGAAGTCATTCCTGCATTATTGTCACGTTGCCAGGTTTATATACTAAATGCATTTACAAAAGCAGATCTAGAAGCTCTTTTGCAACGTGCAATGAAAACCGATGCCTATTTACTAACAAAAAAAATAAATCTAAAAGAAACAGAAGCTTTATTGCGTATCTCTGGCGGTGACGGAAGAAAACTCCTAAATGTATTTGAACTTGTCGTTAATGCTTCAGCTGGTGATGAAATTACCATTACCAATGACCGTGTTTTTGAACTTGTACAACAAAACACCGTTCTTTATGACAAAACGGGCGAACAGCACTACGATATTGTTTCTGCGTTTATTAAATCTATTCGCGGTAGCGACCCTAACGGAGCCGTTTATTGGTTGGCAAGAATGATCGAAGGCGGAGAAGAGGTTAAATTTATTGCCAGAAGAATGCTTATTTTGGCAAGTGAAGATATTGGCAATGCTAACCCAACCGCTCTTATAATGGCTAATAATACTTTTCAAGCTGTTACAACAATTGGATATCCGGAAAGCCGAATCATTTTAAGCCAATGTGCAATTTATTTGGCCACTTCGCCAAAAAGCAACGCTTCTTATATGGCAATTGGCAACGCACAACAACTGGTTAAACAAACTGGCGATTTGCCTGTTCCTATTCATTTGCGAAATGCTCCTACTAAACTGATGAAGGAATTAGGATACGGAGATGAATACAAGTATTCGCACGATTATGCAAATAATTTTGCCGAACAAGAATTCCTTCCAGATGCCATAAAAGAAACGGTTCTTTATAATCCCGGAAACAATTCTAGAGAGAACAGCACCCGCGAATTTTTAAAGAACCGCTGGAAAGATAAATACGGTTATTAA
- a CDS encoding YjjG family noncanonical pyrimidine nucleotidase, with product MNTNITDIFFDLDHTLWDFDKNSEMAFDRIFKTKYQEIVTQDFIKQYIPINQECWRLYQNDKITHQELRYNRLKFSFDALNYVISEENILEIANDYIEFLTDNNYLFDGAIEVLEYLKPKYKLHIITNGFAHVQEKKINNASLGGYFSTITNSELAGVKKPNSIIFDYALKLANTSKESSIMIGDDFEADVNGALNAGIDAIFFNEKRVDVSENYKQINHLLELKKYL from the coding sequence ATGAACACCAATATTACCGACATCTTTTTCGATTTAGATCACACGCTTTGGGATTTTGATAAAAACTCAGAAATGGCTTTTGATCGAATTTTCAAAACTAAGTATCAAGAAATCGTTACTCAAGATTTTATTAAACAATATATTCCGATCAATCAAGAATGTTGGAGATTGTATCAGAATGATAAAATTACACATCAGGAGTTGCGCTATAATCGTTTGAAGTTTTCATTCGACGCTTTGAATTATGTAATTTCAGAAGAGAATATTTTAGAAATTGCCAACGACTATATCGAGTTTCTTACCGACAACAATTATCTTTTTGATGGAGCAATTGAAGTTTTGGAATATTTAAAGCCTAAGTATAAGCTTCATATTATAACAAACGGATTTGCTCATGTTCAGGAAAAGAAAATCAATAATGCTTCACTTGGGGGATATTTCAGCACAATTACAAATTCGGAATTAGCTGGAGTTAAAAAGCCAAATAGTATTATATTTGACTATGCATTAAAATTAGCCAATACATCAAAAGAAAGCAGTATCATGATCGGAGATGATTTTGAAGCTGATGTAAACGGAGCTTTAAATGCTGGCATAGATGCTATTTTCTTTAATGAAAAACGAGTGGACGTTTCCGAAAATTATAAACAAATTAACCATTTATTAGAACTAAAAAAATATTTATAA